The nucleotide sequence GCCGGGACCGTTCGAAGCCGAGCTCGGGGATGCCGTGCCGTTCGAAGACGGGATGGTGGCCGGCGGGCAGCTCCCAGTAGGTGGTGTGCGCGACCGCGTCGGTGTCGCCGACCAGGGCCATGAGCGCCTGCCCCTGGGCCATCGGGTCGCCGGCGTACCGGCGGAGCAGCGTGTCCACGCCCTGCATGAGCGACCACGGCACGGTGATCCCGAGTTCTTGGGCCCCGCCGCGGGCGAAGAGCCCGTCGTCCGGCTCGGACCAAGTGACCATCGGCGAGATCGCCTTCAGCTCCGGCGGCTTGGCGAGCGCGGCCATCCACTGGGTGTTGCCCAGGTAGCTGGGCCCGAACATCCCGACGGACCCGTTCGAACCCGGGAGCGCCGCGGCCCAGCGGACGGTGTCGTAGCCGTCGTCCATCTCGTAGGTCCACGGCTCCCATTCGCCGTCGGAGGCGTAGCGACCCCGGGTGTCCTGGACGACGACGAGGAATCCGCGCCGCGCCCGGCCGACCGGGTCCATCAGGCCGGCCAGCATCGGCTGGTTCTTGCCGTAGGGCAGCCGGGCCAGCAGCACGGGCCACGGGCCGTCGGCCGTCGGCCGGTACACGTCGGCCCGCAGCACGACACCGTCGCGCATGGTGGCCGGCACGTCGTGTTCGATCGTCACGTCAAGCACAGGGGGCCTCGTTCCTCGCACCGATGAGAGCGACCGGACCCTGACAGACCGGCGAGACCCGCGGCACACCCGAACGGGTGTAGCGGCACGAACGCCGGTGCGGTGTCCTGAGCCGGGACCGTGACAGCAGCCTCCGGGGAAGTGTTTGATGTGGACATGCGGGTGCACTCGCTCCTCGAGCTGGAGGAGCAGTACGCGAACTTGCTCGCGGCGCTCGACCGTGGCGAGGCGTTGCGTCGCGCCCTGGCATTGCTCGCCGACGGTTCGGAAGTCGCGTGGACGGCCCGTCCGGACGCGGACGGCGTGCTGACGCTCGACCAGGTCACCGGCGACCGGACCGGCGTGCTCCGCGCCCTCCGGGTGCCGCCCAGCACGGGGCTGACCGGCAAGGTGTTCCGGGCCGGGCGCGCGGAGTGGGTCGACGACTACTTCGGCAGCCAGGAAATCACCCACGACTTCGATCGCCACATCGCCACCGAAAACGTGCGGCGCGTGCTGGCTGTCCCGCTGCTGCGCGACGGGGAGACGCTCGGGGTTCTCGCGATCGGCCCGCGGGAGGACGGAACGTTCGGCGACCGCGAGATCGAACACGCCTCGGCGATCGCGGCCCAGGCCGCGCTGGCGATCTCGCTCGCCGAACGCGCGCGGCTGAGCCGGGAGATCGCGGTTCACGAGGAGCGCCGGCGGATGGCGGCCGATCTGCACGACAGCGTCGGTGCGTTGCTGTTCGCCATCGGCTCGGGCATGGCCGATCTCGCCGAGTCCACCCAGGCCGATCCGGAACTGCGTGCTCGTCTCGAGGGGCTCCGGCGGCAGGCCGTGGACGCGACCACGGCGCTGCGCGAGTCGCTGCGCACGCTGCGCTCCTCGCCGGCCGCGCTCGCGCTCGGGGTCGCCTTGCGCGCCGACTGCGAGGCCTTCGCCGACCGCACCGGCCTTCCCGCCGAGCTCGTCATCCTCGACGAAGACCCGCCCGAACTCGCACCGTCCCGATCGGACACACTCCTCACCGCGGTCCGCGAAGCCCTGCTGAACGTTGAAAAACACGCCCACGCCAGCGCCGTCACCGTGTCGGTGCAGCACAGCAATCCCTGGCTCACCGTTGCCGTGCACGACGACGGCGTGGGACTCGGCCCGGACTACACGCCGGGTCTCGGTCTCACCAGCAGCGCCGAAGCGCTTGGCCGGCTGGGCGGTTCGGTCCGTGTCGTGTCCGATCCGGACGGTGGCACGATCTGGCGGGCCCGGTTGCCGTGCTGACTCGTGAGCGGACCCGGATCGTGATCGTGGACGACCACCCGGTCGTCCACGACGGCGTCGCGGCCCAGCTGCAGCGGTACCCGGACATGGTCGTCGTCGGCCACGCGGGCACCGGCGCGGAGGCGGTGACCGTCTGCGCCGCGGAACACCCCGACGTCGTGCTGCTCGACCTGCGGCTGCCCGACTGCCTCGCCGCCGACGTCGTGCCCGCACTGCACCGGGTCAGCCCGGACAGCCGCATCCTCTTGTTCACCGCGTTCCCGGAACACGTCGCCGTGGCACCGACCCTGGCCGCCGGCGCCTGCGGCATCCTGGTCAAACATGCCGGCGCCATTGCCATCCGTGATGCGATCCGCAGCGTCGTCCGCACCGGCGCCTTCCGAACCGGCACGCCCGCCTCGTCGACCGCACCGGTCACCGCCCGCGAGTACGACGTCCTGCGGCTCGTCGCGGCCGGGCACACCAACCCCGAGATCGGCACCGAGCTGAACCTGTCGATCAACACCGTCAAGACTTACCTGTGGACCGTGATGCAGAAACTCGCCGCCCGCAACCGAGCCCAGCTCATCGCCAACGCGCGCGGGCAGGGCCTGCTCTGACTCGTCCTTTGTGGACTAGCGGGCAACTGCCGGTGAAGACGGCTCCACTGCCGGACGGTCCGGTAGCGCAGTCGTTCCGTGCCTGGATCGCCATGCGCCGACCTGGCCAGCGATGAGTCCACGCAGGCGCGGTGGGCCTCAAGCGGCGAGTGCCAGGGGAGCGAGCGGGAAACGGTCCTCGAAAAGCGCCTGCAGAAGGCCGGGCAGCTCAGCGGGCAGGAGCTTGTCGCGGCAGGTCGAGACTGCGGCGGCTGACCAGCCGTCGTCGATCATCCAGGTTTTGTGGCTGTGTCGTAGGCCGTGGAAGGTGAGGCCGGGCTTGGCGGGTTGGAGGCGGATGGCGGGGTTGGGGATGTGGTGGTTGCCGTCGGCGGCGGGGCGGAAGGCTCGGCGGGAGAAGTTGCTGCGTCGGTGCCATTCGAGGTTGGGGGTGACGAAGACCTGGCGGTGGTTGTGGGTGGTCATGTGCCAGCGCAGGAGGCGGACGAGGAACGGGGGCAGGCTGATGGTTCGTTCGGACTCGTCGGTTTTGAGGTGGCTGAGGTAGAGCGGGCCGCTGCAAGGCTCGTGGAGCGCGCCGATGTCGGGGTCGAGGTAGATGGAGCCGGTGTCGTCGTCGTAGAGGTGGACGTTGTCGCGGTCGAGGCCGGTGAGTTCGCCCCAGCGGGCTCCGGTCCAGCCGCCAGTGACGATGAGGACTGCACCGCAGGGTCCGTACTTGAGGGCGACTTGGTCGGCGACGTGGAGGACTTCGGCGGGTTCGCCCCAGATCTTGCACGGGGTGCGCTGGGCGCGGCGGCGGCGGGCGACGAGGGGGTTTGCGGCGATCAGCTTCTCCGGTACGGCGTCGGAGAGCAGGAGTGAGAAGCATTTGATGATGCTGTCGACCGTGGTCTTGGCCAGCCCAGAGGCACGCAGCTTCTTCTCCCAGGTGCGGATGCCGAGGTTGGTGAGTTCGGAGAAGGTGGTGGTGCCCCAGCGGGGGAGGATGTGGATTTTGAGGAAGCTGCGGTAGTTCTCTTCGGTGCGTTGGTCGATGTCGAGGGAGTCGAGCCAGGCGGGGGCGAATTGGGCGATGGTGGTGCGGCCGTCTTCGGGGTCGATCCAGGTCCCGGTACGTTGTTCGTGGAGCATGGTGCTGATGTGGTCGTCGGCGGCGGTGGCGGTGGGGAAGCCGGAGATGGCGCCTTTGGTGCCGTCGGTGCGGCGGTAGCGGACTCGCCAGGTGTCGTCGCCGGCGGGTTCGGTCCAGGGCACGGTGAACTCCTGTGCTGTGGTGAGGGGGTCGCGTGGTGGTGCGTGTCCAGGACCGCTCCATAGGCGACAGAGGGGAAGCGTGTTCGGCGAAGAACCTCGTCGTGGTACCGGAACGGGTTTCAGTGACTGGTGCGGCGTCGGCGTCCGGGGCGACCGGTCTGGTCACGGTTGCTCGGTCCGCGGTGGCCTGCGGCGATGATCGCGCGGAGGTCGTCTTCGGTGAAGCGCAGGTGCTTGCCGACGAAGGTGCACGGGATGAGACGCTGGCCGGCTTTGCGGCGGAGCCAGGACTCGCCGACGGTCAGCCGCTCAGCCGCGGCTGCCGGCGTGTGGAGCAGCCGGCCTGCTTCATCGGTGGAGGAGTCGGCGGGCGGTAGTTCGAGCGCCACCGGGGCGGATCGCCGCAGGGCTTCATCGTCGGTCTGCATGGCTGCCTCGCAGTGAGCGACGGATCGTGGTCGCTGCTAACTCCGTCCAGCCGCATCGGAGGAGACAGGACTGCGGTGATGCGCGGCGAACCGCTTCGTGACGAGATTCGGCGAGGGAGCTGAGCTGCCGCCGATGGCATGAAGGTGCGCCCAAAGAACCTCTGGCGTCCACCTGTCCGAGGGACGCTGCTGGGGCACTTTTCGTGACCCCATTTCGCCGCCGTCGGCGCGGTGCCCCAGTTTTGCCCCAGCTACCCGCCGGTAGCTGAACTTCTTCTTGACGAAACTCAAGATCCGGTACAACGAAAAAACCGCCCTACCTGGATCTTCAAATCCGGTGGGCGGTGTTTCGTCACTGTGGAGCTAAGGGGACTCGAACCCCTGACCCCCTCACTGCCAGTGAGGTGCGCTACCAGCTGCGCCATAGCCCCGAGGCGAAGGTGAACTCCGCATCTCGTATGCCCACACATTACA is from Amycolatopsis mediterranei and encodes:
- a CDS encoding GAF domain-containing sensor histidine kinase; the protein is MRVHSLLELEEQYANLLAALDRGEALRRALALLADGSEVAWTARPDADGVLTLDQVTGDRTGVLRALRVPPSTGLTGKVFRAGRAEWVDDYFGSQEITHDFDRHIATENVRRVLAVPLLRDGETLGVLAIGPREDGTFGDREIEHASAIAAQAALAISLAERARLSREIAVHEERRRMAADLHDSVGALLFAIGSGMADLAESTQADPELRARLEGLRRQAVDATTALRESLRTLRSSPAALALGVALRADCEAFADRTGLPAELVILDEDPPELAPSRSDTLLTAVREALLNVEKHAHASAVTVSVQHSNPWLTVAVHDDGVGLGPDYTPGLGLTSSAEALGRLGGSVRVVSDPDGGTIWRARLPC
- a CDS encoding response regulator transcription factor, which translates into the protein MIVDDHPVVHDGVAAQLQRYPDMVVVGHAGTGAEAVTVCAAEHPDVVLLDLRLPDCLAADVVPALHRVSPDSRILLFTAFPEHVAVAPTLAAGACGILVKHAGAIAIRDAIRSVVRTGAFRTGTPASSTAPVTAREYDVLRLVAAGHTNPEIGTELNLSINTVKTYLWTVMQKLAARNRAQLIANARGQGLL
- a CDS encoding tyrosine-type recombinase/integrase, which encodes MPWTEPAGDDTWRVRYRRTDGTKGAISGFPTATAADDHISTMLHEQRTGTWIDPEDGRTTIAQFAPAWLDSLDIDQRTEENYRSFLKIHILPRWGTTTFSELTNLGIRTWEKKLRASGLAKTTVDSIIKCFSLLLSDAVPEKLIAANPLVARRRRAQRTPCKIWGEPAEVLHVADQVALKYGPCGAVLIVTGGWTGARWGELTGLDRDNVHLYDDDTGSIYLDPDIGALHEPCSGPLYLSHLKTDESERTISLPPFLVRLLRWHMTTHNHRQVFVTPNLEWHRRSNFSRRAFRPAADGNHHIPNPAIRLQPAKPGLTFHGLRHSHKTWMIDDGWSAAAVSTCRDKLLPAELPGLLQALFEDRFPLAPLALAA
- a CDS encoding helix-turn-helix domain-containing protein, with the protein product MQTDDEALRRSAPVALELPPADSSTDEAGRLLHTPAAAAERLTVGESWLRRKAGQRLIPCTFVGKHLRFTEDDLRAIIAAGHRGPSNRDQTGRPGRRRRTSH